The following are encoded together in the Janthinobacterium sp. Marseille genome:
- a CDS encoding SDR family NAD(P)-dependent oxidoreductase has translation MKITGNTILISGGTSGIGRALAEAFYDRGNRVIITGRRQVLLDEITAARPGLVGLQLDVNDASSLSRFSVQLHEQFPQLNVLIANAGISHAEDMASDSWTTDNAEAIVQTNILGVLRMAAVALPLLKHKPDATFMATSSALAFVPRADFPVYCASKAFLHSWLQSLRHQMRHFPIEVLELSPPYVQTALTGGQQLHDPRAMPLSDYMTEVLQMLEKGHTPHGEILLKQDLARRRAERDGRYDDIFAAMNPV, from the coding sequence ATGAAAATCACCGGTAATACTATCCTCATAAGCGGAGGCACCAGCGGGATTGGCCGCGCCTTGGCCGAAGCATTTTATGATCGCGGGAATCGCGTCATCATCACCGGCCGTCGCCAGGTCCTGCTTGATGAGATTACAGCTGCCCGGCCCGGCCTGGTAGGACTACAGCTGGATGTGAACGACGCAAGCTCATTATCGAGATTTTCAGTTCAACTACACGAGCAATTTCCCCAGCTTAATGTGCTGATCGCCAATGCCGGTATCTCGCACGCTGAGGATATGGCGTCCGATAGCTGGACTACTGATAATGCGGAAGCCATTGTGCAAACCAATATCCTGGGCGTGCTACGCATGGCAGCAGTCGCACTGCCACTTCTCAAACACAAACCTGATGCGACTTTTATGGCGACCAGTTCGGCGTTGGCATTCGTGCCTCGCGCAGATTTTCCTGTCTATTGCGCCAGCAAGGCTTTCCTGCATTCCTGGTTGCAGTCCTTGCGGCACCAGATGCGTCACTTCCCGATCGAGGTACTTGAACTTTCACCGCCGTATGTACAGACCGCGCTCACCGGTGGGCAGCAATTGCATGACCCGCGTGCGATGCCGCTGAGCGATTACATGACAGAGGTCCTGCAGATGCTGGAAAAGGGGCATACTCCACACGGCGAAATCCTGCTGAAGCAAGACTTGGCACGACGCCGGGCCGAGCGCGATGGCCGCTACGACGATATATTCGCAGCCATGAATCCGGTTTAA
- a CDS encoding outer membrane protein transport protein, producing MKNLTFKTTLAISAAIASPQLLANGFALNEQSISGMGTGFAGRASSADDASTVFGNPAGMSHLKRQQVSGGIAVIDSKSEISNANGNRPGTNHGDMLPSRTVPMGFYVKPLDEKWAFGLGVYSPFGLDTEYENTFQGRHFGSQSKIKVVTFQPTISYAFNDRVSIGFGPTINRISSTLKTAYTTAFSPNNDGQVQIKGDDIGYGYNFGVLAQANDTTRIGLSFRSKVDYTLEGHTSVTPGLGTPTPVLVAGRYQASFKIQTPESWDLSLTQQVSDSWILYAGTTWTRWSRMKSITVNNANVSGGALAPDAFTTITEEQNWRDTWTYAIGTSYQMNKQWLLRAGLSYDQSPSNDLDRTPRFPTGDRTTLSLGAGWSPIEDLTINVAYFYRKEEKVSVNNANPFPLGQTYSADFSNSANGLAVGATYRF from the coding sequence ATGAAAAATTTGACGTTCAAAACCACGCTTGCCATCAGCGCGGCCATCGCATCCCCACAATTGCTCGCCAATGGTTTTGCACTTAACGAACAAAGCATTAGCGGCATGGGTACAGGCTTTGCCGGCCGTGCTTCTTCCGCCGACGATGCCAGCACCGTTTTCGGCAACCCTGCCGGCATGTCGCACCTCAAGCGACAACAAGTCAGTGGAGGTATTGCTGTAATTGATAGCAAGAGCGAAATCAGCAACGCCAATGGCAATCGCCCTGGTACCAATCATGGCGACATGCTTCCTTCCAGGACTGTGCCTATGGGCTTCTATGTCAAACCCCTTGATGAAAAATGGGCGTTTGGCCTCGGCGTTTACTCGCCGTTCGGCCTGGACACTGAATACGAAAACACTTTCCAGGGTCGCCACTTCGGCAGTCAGAGCAAGATCAAGGTCGTGACTTTCCAGCCGACCATCAGCTACGCATTCAATGACAGGGTCTCGATCGGCTTCGGGCCAACCATTAACCGCATCTCCAGTACCCTGAAAACGGCATACACGACTGCATTCTCACCAAACAATGACGGTCAGGTTCAGATCAAGGGTGATGACATCGGCTATGGCTACAACTTCGGCGTGCTGGCCCAGGCAAACGATACCACCCGCATCGGCCTGAGCTTCCGCTCAAAAGTGGACTACACGCTCGAAGGGCATACCAGCGTCACACCGGGTCTTGGCACTCCGACTCCTGTGCTGGTGGCAGGCCGCTATCAAGCTTCCTTTAAAATCCAGACACCTGAGTCATGGGACCTGTCGCTGACGCAGCAAGTGAGTGACTCCTGGATACTGTACGCCGGTACGACATGGACACGCTGGAGTCGCATGAAAAGCATCACCGTTAACAACGCTAACGTAAGTGGAGGCGCCCTGGCTCCGGATGCATTCACCACTATCACGGAAGAACAGAACTGGCGCGACACCTGGACCTATGCCATAGGAACCTCCTACCAGATGAATAAGCAATGGCTGCTGCGCGCCGGCTTAAGCTATGACCAGTCCCCGAGCAATGACCTCGACCGCACACCGCGCTTCCCTACCGGCGACCGCACTACGCTGAGTCTCGGTGCCGGCTGGAGCCCGATCGAGGACCTGACGATCAATGTGGCTTACTTTTATCGCAAAGAAGAAAAAGTAAGCGTCAACAACGCCAACCCGTTCCCACTCGGTCAAACCTATAGTGCTGATTTCAGTAACAGTGCGAACGGCCTGGCTGTGGGTGCGACTTATCGGTTCTAG
- a CDS encoding TSUP family transporter: MDALIIALLFISGIAGGIINALAGGATLITFPVMLAAGLAPVIANASNAVAVAPGHLIAAFADREKLPTADKQLIISLLLCVVGGVLGALLLLTLPDRLFVLPVPALIAFATLLFAFAPAISAWAERRRAGAEASRMHGYAALGAASIYGGFFGAGLGVILTAVLSLAEPNDIRKVKVMKNLLATAVSLAAITIFIVQGAVQWRETLVMLSGALLGGYVGGLLVRVLPASIVRWFVIVAGIVMSIVYARRYWF, translated from the coding sequence ATGGACGCGTTGATCATTGCACTTCTTTTTATATCCGGTATCGCCGGCGGCATTATCAATGCACTGGCCGGTGGCGCGACCTTGATTACGTTTCCGGTGATGCTGGCAGCCGGGCTTGCACCGGTGATTGCGAATGCGTCGAATGCGGTGGCGGTTGCTCCAGGTCATTTGATTGCCGCATTCGCGGATCGGGAAAAACTGCCGACCGCTGATAAGCAACTGATCATCTCGCTACTGCTTTGCGTCGTCGGTGGTGTGTTAGGTGCGCTGCTCTTGCTGACGCTGCCTGATCGCCTGTTCGTCTTGCCGGTACCGGCCCTGATTGCATTTGCCACTTTGCTGTTTGCCTTCGCCCCTGCCATCAGTGCCTGGGCGGAACGGCGCCGCGCCGGTGCGGAGGCGTCAAGGATGCATGGCTATGCGGCACTGGGTGCCGCCTCTATCTATGGCGGTTTCTTTGGCGCTGGCCTGGGCGTGATCCTGACAGCCGTACTTTCACTGGCCGAGCCGAATGACATCCGCAAGGTCAAGGTCATGAAGAATCTGTTGGCAACCGCGGTGAGCCTGGCGGCGATCACTATCTTTATCGTGCAAGGGGCAGTGCAGTGGCGCGAGACCCTGGTGATGTTGAGTGGCGCACTATTGGGTGGTTATGTCGGTGGCTTGCTGGTGCGTGTACTGCCTGCATCTATCGTGCGCTGGTTTGTGATTGTCGCGGGGATCGTGATGAGCATTGTGTATGCGCGGCGTTACTGGTTTTGA
- a CDS encoding CsbD family protein, whose amino-acid sequence MNKDQVKGNLKQAEGAIKEVTGKVIGNKNLEEKGKIEKGIGKVQEHYGDVKADIKKGS is encoded by the coding sequence ATGAACAAAGATCAAGTTAAAGGCAATCTCAAGCAAGCCGAAGGTGCCATCAAGGAAGTCACCGGTAAAGTCATCGGCAATAAAAACCTCGAAGAAAAAGGCAAGATAGAAAAAGGCATCGGCAAGGTCCAGGAACACTATGGCGATGTCAAAGCCGATATTAAAAAAGGTAGCTGA
- a CDS encoding MFS transporter, with protein MDVHTGVSLRANVAARLERLPMTRYQRSLFGIIATAWFFDSMDLGIMTFVLGSIKAEFALTTTQAGLLASSSFLGMFLGAAIAGMLADKFGRKPVFQWSMIFWGAGSLACGFATDVTWLMVFRVVLGFGMGMEFPIGLSMVSEIVPAKSRGKYVAILEGFWPLGFIAAGILAYLTLPLIGWRGIFIALSIPAVFVFIVRRYVPESPRWLEEVGRDAEADAVTTKIEKNVIKANGGKPLPTPAPPINEMPKKQDKRALFAELWHGVYAKRTVMLWALWFFALLGYYGLTTWLGALLQQAGYEVTKSVMYTVYISLAGIPGFIFSAWLLEKWGRKPTCVLMLVGSACAAYVYGQVATAQAPVAQLIGAGLCMQFFLFGMWSVLYAYTPELYPTRSRATGSGFASSIGRLGSLLGPFAVGVILPMTGHTGVFTLGAISFGIAALVVIVMGTETKGRSLEEVSG; from the coding sequence ATGGATGTACATACCGGAGTTAGCCTCCGCGCCAATGTGGCTGCACGCCTTGAGCGTTTGCCAATGACCCGTTACCAACGATCCCTATTCGGAATTATTGCAACAGCATGGTTTTTCGATTCGATGGATCTCGGCATTATGACCTTCGTACTCGGGTCTATCAAAGCCGAATTCGCACTGACTACGACACAAGCCGGCTTGCTTGCCAGTTCCAGCTTCCTTGGCATGTTCCTCGGTGCCGCAATCGCCGGCATGCTGGCCGATAAATTCGGACGCAAACCGGTTTTCCAGTGGAGCATGATTTTTTGGGGTGCAGGTAGCCTGGCCTGCGGTTTTGCTACTGACGTCACATGGTTGATGGTGTTCCGCGTGGTCCTCGGCTTCGGTATGGGAATGGAATTTCCTATCGGCTTGTCGATGGTATCGGAGATTGTACCGGCGAAGAGCCGCGGTAAATATGTGGCGATCCTCGAAGGTTTCTGGCCGCTCGGCTTTATCGCCGCCGGTATCCTCGCTTACCTGACCCTGCCTTTGATTGGCTGGCGCGGTATCTTTATCGCCTTGTCGATTCCCGCAGTATTTGTATTTATCGTGCGTCGTTACGTACCGGAGTCGCCACGCTGGCTGGAAGAAGTGGGCCGTGATGCGGAAGCTGATGCAGTAACGACCAAGATTGAAAAGAATGTGATCAAGGCGAATGGCGGCAAACCTCTGCCGACTCCTGCGCCACCAATTAATGAAATGCCGAAGAAGCAAGACAAGCGCGCCTTGTTTGCCGAGCTGTGGCATGGCGTATATGCGAAACGTACCGTGATGTTGTGGGCATTGTGGTTCTTTGCATTGCTGGGCTACTACGGCCTGACCACCTGGCTGGGTGCCTTGCTGCAGCAGGCAGGCTACGAAGTCACCAAGTCAGTGATGTACACCGTTTATATTTCGCTGGCGGGTATTCCGGGCTTCATCTTTTCAGCCTGGTTGCTGGAAAAATGGGGACGCAAGCCGACCTGCGTATTGATGTTGGTGGGGAGTGCCTGTGCCGCTTATGTATATGGACAGGTAGCAACGGCACAAGCGCCGGTTGCGCAATTGATAGGTGCGGGTCTGTGCATGCAGTTCTTCCTGTTCGGCATGTGGTCTGTCCTGTATGCCTATACGCCGGAACTGTATCCGACCCGTTCACGTGCTACCGGTTCGGGCTTTGCTTCCTCGATCGGTCGCCTGGGCTCCTTGCTCGGACCATTCGCAGTCGGCGTGATCTTGCCCATGACTGGTCATACCGGTGTATTTACTTTGGGTGCTATTTCTTTTGGTATCGCTGCTTTGGTCGTGATCGTAATGGGAACGGAAACCAAAGGGCGTTCGCTGGAAGAAGTATCGGGTTGA
- a CDS encoding MFS transporter, giving the protein MKPYSTITTATTPRLASPALLLFGILLIAMNLRVPFTSVAPLIDSIRTGLDLSSSAAGLLITLPLLAFAAVSPFGSLLAKKFGIERSLLAALLVIIAGILLRSAGSAATLYVGTAIIGGGIAIGNVLLPGLLKRSFPQQITKFTAIYVLTMGVASAVGSVYAIPLAQLSDYGWRFAMAALAVLPLISAFIWLPQLRKHTEVKGSISTPPPSAPVWHSALAWQVSLFLGFNSLVYYIMTTWLPAMLTDAGYTATEAGNLHGLMQFAAATPGLLIVPLVSRFKDQRGIAFGVSIITVLSIIGLMLAPGFAVFWTCLFGFSAGATLILGLSFVSLRAANTLQAAALSGMAQCIGYTLAAIGPTLIGRIHDAQGNWNATLLICAGAAFMMALLGLFAGRNLHIGVRA; this is encoded by the coding sequence GTGAAACCGTATTCCACTATTACCACCGCCACCACACCCCGGCTTGCCAGCCCGGCGCTGCTGTTGTTTGGCATCCTGTTGATTGCGATGAACCTGCGCGTGCCATTTACCAGTGTCGCGCCCCTCATCGATTCCATCCGTACCGGTCTCGATTTAAGTTCCAGCGCCGCCGGCCTGCTGATCACCTTGCCCTTGCTGGCGTTCGCGGCCGTGTCACCATTCGGCTCCCTGCTGGCGAAAAAATTCGGCATCGAACGCTCACTGCTCGCCGCACTGCTGGTCATCATTGCCGGCATCCTCCTGCGTTCGGCAGGATCGGCAGCGACGCTGTATGTGGGGACGGCGATCATAGGCGGGGGCATTGCGATCGGCAATGTGCTTTTGCCCGGCTTGCTTAAGCGCAGCTTCCCACAGCAAATCACCAAATTCACGGCCATCTATGTGTTAACAATGGGCGTCGCTTCCGCCGTCGGCTCGGTCTATGCGATTCCATTGGCGCAGTTATCCGACTACGGCTGGCGCTTTGCGATGGCGGCTCTGGCCGTACTACCATTGATCAGCGCCTTCATCTGGTTGCCGCAACTACGCAAGCACACTGAAGTGAAAGGCAGCATCAGCACGCCACCGCCATCAGCACCGGTGTGGCATTCGGCATTGGCATGGCAAGTCAGCCTCTTCCTTGGATTCAATTCCCTCGTCTATTACATCATGACGACCTGGCTGCCAGCGATGTTGACAGATGCCGGCTATACCGCCACTGAAGCCGGCAATCTGCACGGCCTGATGCAATTCGCGGCGGCGACGCCGGGCTTGCTGATCGTGCCGCTGGTCAGTCGCTTCAAGGACCAGCGCGGCATTGCCTTCGGCGTATCGATCATCACCGTTTTGAGCATAATCGGACTCATGCTTGCGCCAGGCTTCGCCGTATTCTGGACTTGCCTGTTCGGCTTCAGCGCCGGTGCCACCCTCATCCTCGGCCTGTCCTTCGTCAGCCTGCGTGCAGCCAATACCCTGCAAGCTGCCGCACTGTCCGGCATGGCGCAATGCATAGGCTACACGCTGGCGGCGATCGGACCGACGCTGATAGGCAGGATCCATGATGCGCAAGGCAACTGGAATGCGACCTTGCTCATATGCGCGGGGGCGGCTTTCATGATGGCGCTGCTCGGCCTGTTCGCCGGGCGCAACCTGCATATCGGCGTACGCGCATAA
- a CDS encoding porin, which produces MKQIKHAAVGSVLGLLACAFSTQVLAQTSVQVGGMLDVYAGSIKRSGDAASTSVVNSGGLQTSWWGFKGTEELGNGLKAHFALTGFMRPDVGAMGRFGTDTMFSRDANVGLSGSFGTVSLGRDLAPNFVPSLTFNPFGSSFQFSPLGLHTQTSSSRYAGRAWSATVAGDTAWSNEIMYVTPKLGGFTTSLFLQLGEQAGSSGKNNFGANTMYANGPLSFGAYFQSVKSNNPVDPVTGASQVFSFTPYNRASGATYALAASKNDTWFVGGAYDLQFIKLFGTLNYSTNKLLNAADDSRYDLKSNTVQLGASMPIGKGSALLSWARTNVKADGDLSAVLGNSDVQSSLVRNTVSLGYDYFLSKRTDVYSVVSYDKLTAQSSGVSAGFGIRQRF; this is translated from the coding sequence ATGAAACAAATAAAACATGCTGCCGTCGGCAGCGTGCTGGGTCTGCTCGCGTGTGCATTTTCAACGCAGGTACTGGCACAGACCAGCGTACAAGTCGGCGGTATGCTCGACGTGTATGCCGGTTCGATCAAACGCAGCGGTGATGCTGCGAGTACATCGGTGGTTAATAGTGGTGGCTTGCAAACCTCCTGGTGGGGTTTCAAGGGCACGGAGGAACTGGGCAATGGCCTGAAGGCACACTTTGCGCTGACCGGCTTTATGCGCCCTGACGTTGGTGCGATGGGGCGCTTCGGTACGGATACCATGTTTTCCCGCGACGCCAACGTAGGGTTGTCGGGCTCCTTCGGTACAGTGTCGCTGGGCCGTGACCTGGCACCCAACTTTGTGCCGTCGCTGACATTCAACCCGTTTGGTTCTTCCTTCCAGTTTTCGCCGCTCGGTTTGCATACGCAAACATCGTCCAGTCGCTATGCCGGGCGGGCATGGTCAGCCACCGTTGCCGGTGATACGGCGTGGAGCAATGAAATCATGTACGTCACGCCTAAACTGGGTGGATTTACTACCAGCCTTTTCCTGCAACTTGGTGAACAAGCCGGTAGTTCAGGTAAAAACAATTTTGGCGCCAATACCATGTATGCCAATGGCCCGCTCTCGTTCGGTGCTTACTTCCAATCCGTGAAATCGAATAATCCGGTCGATCCGGTGACCGGCGCTTCGCAAGTGTTTTCGTTCACACCGTATAACCGGGCAAGCGGGGCCACCTATGCACTGGCCGCTTCCAAAAACGACACCTGGTTTGTTGGCGGCGCATATGACCTGCAATTCATCAAACTGTTTGGAACACTGAATTACTCGACGAACAAATTATTGAATGCCGCAGACGATAGCCGCTATGACCTAAAATCAAATACGGTGCAACTTGGTGCCAGCATGCCGATCGGCAAGGGCTCGGCACTGCTTTCCTGGGCCAGGACCAATGTCAAGGCTGACGGGGATTTGAGTGCGGTACTCGGCAATAGCGATGTGCAGTCATCACTGGTGCGCAATACGGTTTCACTTGGCTATGATTATTTTCTTTCAAAGCGTACCGATGTCTATAGCGTCGTCAGTTACGATAAGCTGACTGCGCAATCCAGTGGTGTCAGCGCGGGCTTTGGTATTCGCCAGCGCTTCTGA
- a CDS encoding TetR family transcriptional regulator has product MTDRKRPQIASRKQPKQARSTELVAAILEAATQVLAQEGAQRFTTARVAERAGVSVGSVYQYFPNKAAILFRLQTDEWQQTGGMLRRILEDTEQPPLVRLRILVHSFIRSECDEAEMRQALSDAAPLYRHAPEAHDVRESTNQSVLRFMEEVLPDTSLATRLLAGDLITVTLGTVGKYLSSTSRTPGELKTYGDAMADMFCTYLESLGE; this is encoded by the coding sequence ATGACAGATCGCAAACGCCCTCAAATTGCCTCGCGCAAGCAGCCCAAGCAGGCTCGCTCCACCGAACTGGTGGCGGCGATACTGGAAGCTGCTACTCAGGTTTTGGCGCAAGAAGGCGCGCAGCGTTTCACCACGGCGCGGGTAGCCGAAAGAGCCGGCGTGAGCGTGGGATCGGTATATCAGTACTTCCCAAACAAGGCTGCCATCCTTTTTCGATTACAAACGGATGAATGGCAACAGACTGGCGGTATGTTGCGCCGGATCCTGGAAGACACCGAGCAGCCGCCACTTGTGCGACTCCGAATCCTGGTCCATTCATTCATCCGCTCGGAATGTGACGAGGCAGAAATGCGCCAGGCATTAAGCGATGCCGCACCGCTATATCGTCATGCACCCGAAGCGCACGACGTGCGGGAATCGACGAATCAATCGGTATTGAGATTTATGGAAGAGGTCTTGCCCGATACTTCTCTAGCTACACGCTTGCTGGCCGGCGATCTGATCACCGTTACGCTGGGGACAGTAGGAAAATATCTTTCAAGCACATCTCGAACACCTGGCGAACTCA
- a CDS encoding VOC family protein, with amino-acid sequence MLKSKEAITMVAVKDIQVAAKFYESTLSLQKESVEGDEVITYRSGNTKINVYRSQYAGSNKATTLMWDVGDEIDTIARALKEKGVVFEHYDLPGLTLEGDLHVGGNMKVAWFRDPDGNILSIVSG; translated from the coding sequence ATGCTGAAGAGCAAGGAAGCGATCACCATGGTCGCAGTCAAGGATATACAGGTCGCAGCGAAATTTTACGAATCCACGCTCAGCCTGCAGAAGGAATCGGTTGAAGGCGATGAGGTCATTACCTATCGTAGCGGCAATACCAAAATCAATGTTTACCGGTCGCAGTATGCCGGCAGCAACAAGGCGACGACGCTGATGTGGGATGTCGGCGATGAGATTGATACCATTGCACGCGCATTGAAGGAAAAAGGTGTCGTCTTTGAGCATTACGACCTACCCGGCCTGACACTTGAAGGTGACCTTCATGTGGGTGGCAACATGAAGGTTGCGTGGTTCAGGGATCCGGATGGCAACATTCTTAGTATCGTATCCGGGTAG
- a CDS encoding class I SAM-dependent methyltransferase, producing the protein MTTLNDLPLAALLDRLFQEAAENSPESGAFLSQFSRAELDRLLRSKTEYLDLYTRLKDMPLPVSRETGLLLYMLVRGSGARSIVEFGTSIGISTLHLAAALRDNGGGRLITTEFEPSKLVRARANLEAGGLGDLVEIREGDALHTLASDLPASIDLVLLDGAKALYPDILKTLEGNLRPGAIVVADNANYCPEYMAYVRSGTNGYRSVGLADDVEFSIRL; encoded by the coding sequence ATGACAACGCTAAATGATTTACCACTCGCTGCATTGCTGGACCGCCTGTTCCAGGAGGCCGCAGAAAATTCCCCCGAAAGCGGTGCCTTCCTGTCGCAATTCAGTAGGGCCGAACTGGATCGGCTGCTGCGCAGTAAAACGGAATACCTTGATCTATATACGCGCCTGAAAGACATGCCTCTTCCGGTATCGCGTGAAACGGGCTTGCTGCTTTATATGCTGGTGCGTGGCTCCGGGGCACGATCTATTGTCGAATTCGGGACATCGATCGGCATATCCACCTTGCATCTTGCTGCCGCTTTGCGAGACAACGGTGGGGGCAGGTTGATAACAACTGAATTCGAACCATCAAAGCTGGTGCGCGCGCGGGCCAATCTTGAAGCGGGCGGCCTTGGCGATCTGGTCGAGATCCGGGAGGGGGACGCACTCCATACATTGGCCAGCGACTTGCCTGCATCGATCGACCTGGTGCTGCTCGATGGTGCGAAAGCTCTGTACCCCGACATCCTCAAAACCCTGGAAGGCAATCTGCGCCCAGGCGCGATTGTGGTCGCCGACAACGCCAACTACTGCCCGGAATACATGGCTTATGTCCGTTCCGGAACCAACGGGTATCGCTCGGTTGGCTTGGCGGATGACGTGGAATTTTCAATTCGTCTTTGA
- a CDS encoding glycine zipper domain-containing protein: MTVIIAGHFQQQDEAKAALAALHRAGAPDGQITSFYVNPPGQHDMFPIGGDRDESPGSEDSDKGTAAGLAAGGLIGGAAGTAAGPLGAVTGALVGAHIGSLVGSLSSTDEEKDIPPLRKAGMLVAVTVTSEEEEEKAIDTFRALGAQCVERSEGQIVNGDWTDFNPLSSPVFV; encoded by the coding sequence ATGACAGTAATCATCGCCGGACACTTTCAACAGCAGGATGAAGCAAAAGCAGCACTTGCAGCCTTGCATCGTGCAGGCGCGCCAGATGGACAGATCACGTCGTTTTACGTTAATCCGCCTGGGCAGCACGATATGTTTCCTATCGGTGGGGATCGCGATGAATCGCCGGGCTCGGAAGATAGCGATAAAGGCACGGCAGCGGGGCTGGCTGCTGGCGGCCTGATAGGTGGCGCGGCGGGTACCGCGGCCGGACCACTGGGTGCCGTCACCGGTGCATTGGTCGGTGCGCACATCGGTTCGCTGGTCGGTTCCTTATCCAGTACCGATGAAGAAAAGGATATTCCACCCTTGCGCAAGGCCGGCATGCTGGTCGCGGTCACTGTGACCAGTGAAGAAGAGGAAGAAAAGGCCATCGACACCTTCCGCGCCCTGGGTGCGCAGTGCGTCGAACGTTCGGAAGGCCAGATTGTGAATGGCGACTGGACTGACTTCAATCCCTTGTCGTCGCCGGTATTCGTATAA
- a CDS encoding N-acetyltransferase, whose amino-acid sequence MSSLFASFHLPLWCPGLLELRIDVQLPPSEVEKELDGLHRRLNRPGDALYDLPTLQIDFQGLRFRYRVADGEHYIYVEDVKRDCLAGYTIFNRLIELNRRQDKHLRATHSKYATPYQRRGIATAIYRWWLDAGHCLISGARQSSGAHALWRSLGKRYDLVYVDLRDKKLCCLGPKVSSRVREDLHTRMILIGANQDLQGLAENTGMSLHAG is encoded by the coding sequence TTGAGCAGCTTGTTTGCTTCTTTCCATTTGCCGCTGTGGTGTCCTGGTTTGCTGGAGCTACGCATCGATGTACAACTGCCACCGTCCGAAGTGGAAAAAGAATTGGATGGCTTGCACCGTCGCCTCAATCGTCCCGGCGACGCCTTGTATGACTTGCCGACGCTGCAGATTGATTTCCAGGGTTTGAGATTTCGTTATCGCGTGGCCGACGGCGAGCATTACATCTATGTTGAAGACGTGAAGCGCGATTGCCTCGCCGGTTACACGATTTTCAACCGCCTGATTGAGCTCAACCGGCGACAGGATAAACATTTGCGCGCGACGCATTCGAAGTACGCGACACCGTATCAGCGACGCGGGATTGCGACGGCGATTTACCGCTGGTGGCTGGATGCCGGACATTGCCTGATCAGTGGTGCGCGCCAATCATCCGGCGCACATGCATTGTGGCGCTCGCTCGGTAAGCGCTACGACCTGGTGTATGTCGACTTGCGCGATAAAAAGCTGTGCTGCCTCGGCCCCAAAGTCAGCAGCCGGGTGCGGGAAGATTTGCATACGCGGATGATCCTGATCGGCGCAAATCAGGACTTGCAGGGCCTGGCAGAAAACACCGGCATGAGCCTGCATGCCGGCTAG
- a CDS encoding AraC family transcriptional regulator — translation MHKHEYWTYWRDGSASRAEYGFWAGDSAPALGSHFHDEGQLTLVLAGSRKFEVNNKVIRLDAGQCLYIPAGMPHCSLPHLAAGTRCLNIYYQPAHARHQPVVLDIRQLNAQALDVPALLLQIEEELALMRAGIQAAGSTVCLQEFRNSLESIAVIASASGLSREAFSRKFTRDIGMSPHAYRLVGRLNAARRQLRDGVAVADTATDFGFADQSHFGRHFFRVFGVTPGAYRNSMRRSQTF, via the coding sequence ATGCATAAGCACGAATATTGGACTTACTGGCGTGATGGCAGCGCAAGCAGGGCGGAGTATGGCTTCTGGGCCGGTGACTCGGCGCCGGCGCTGGGTTCGCATTTCCATGATGAAGGGCAACTGACACTGGTGCTCGCTGGTAGCAGGAAGTTTGAAGTGAACAACAAAGTCATCCGGCTTGATGCAGGACAATGCCTGTACATTCCGGCGGGCATGCCGCATTGCAGTTTGCCGCACCTGGCGGCCGGGACCAGATGCCTGAATATCTATTACCAGCCAGCGCATGCACGACATCAGCCGGTAGTGCTGGATATCCGGCAACTGAATGCGCAAGCGCTTGATGTACCTGCTCTGCTACTGCAGATAGAAGAAGAGCTGGCATTAATGCGTGCCGGAATACAGGCAGCCGGTTCGACCGTGTGTTTGCAAGAATTCCGCAACAGCCTGGAATCCATCGCCGTCATCGCTTCCGCAAGCGGCTTGAGCCGCGAAGCATTCAGCCGCAAATTCACGCGGGACATCGGCATGTCGCCACATGCGTATCGTCTGGTCGGCCGCCTGAATGCAGCGCGCAGGCAATTACGCGACGGCGTCGCGGTCGCCGACACCGCTACCGATTTTGGCTTTGCCGATCAAAGCCATTTCGGCCGTCATTTCTTCCGCGTCTTTGGCGTGACGCCCGGTGCTTATCGCAATAGCATGCGCCGATCACAAACGTTCTAG